The following proteins are co-located in the Pyrobaculum calidifontis JCM 11548 genome:
- a CDS encoding AAA family ATPase gives MEELAAKVANVRKTLNSLFYKFSDEINGSLTAVLVRENFILVGPPGTAKTMLVASIAKLLKAKWFYRLLTKFTEIEEVIGPIDVVELLKGNVKRIYANSIVEADFALLDEIFNASSAILNTMLTILNERVIYDGGSIIPVKTWTVFGATNRVPDEEELQALYDRFPLRVFTKYAQPEETEELMKTGLRLKREFDKLAPIMSMDEVKKVNEYLQNYVYENMDALVKHVAPIVASYLDHVVISNRTRVKVPLYVVSYLTVMGLRPSDLDAATIRAGTLKVLKYLVKDKEDIAEYESFIATHLPGGLSVLYDLVNEIKALVANNALSIAREKLREAYEILEKSVADPVTYRFFQAEIDEVKSTLDMLKSQL, from the coding sequence GTGGAAGAGCTCGCCGCAAAGGTGGCCAACGTGCGGAAGACACTCAACTCTCTCTTCTACAAATTCTCCGACGAGATAAACGGGAGTCTAACAGCCGTGCTAGTGAGAGAAAACTTCATCCTGGTGGGCCCCCCGGGGACTGCCAAGACTATGCTCGTCGCCTCTATTGCAAAGCTTCTGAAAGCCAAGTGGTTCTACCGCCTGTTGACCAAGTTCACAGAGATTGAGGAGGTCATCGGCCCCATTGACGTGGTGGAGCTGTTGAAGGGCAACGTGAAGAGGATATACGCCAACTCCATCGTCGAGGCGGACTTCGCGCTATTGGACGAGATCTTCAACGCGTCCAGCGCCATTTTGAACACCATGCTCACGATACTCAACGAGAGAGTGATATACGACGGGGGGAGCATAATTCCAGTCAAGACGTGGACCGTCTTCGGCGCCACCAACCGAGTGCCAGATGAAGAGGAGCTACAGGCCCTGTACGACCGCTTCCCCCTGCGCGTTTTCACAAAATATGCACAGCCCGAGGAGACGGAGGAGCTTATGAAGACTGGGCTGAGGCTGAAGCGGGAGTTCGACAAACTGGCGCCCATCATGTCCATGGACGAGGTGAAGAAGGTGAACGAGTATCTGCAGAACTACGTCTACGAGAACATGGACGCCTTGGTAAAACACGTAGCCCCAATAGTGGCCTCCTACCTAGACCATGTAGTCATTTCAAACCGCACAAGGGTCAAGGTGCCCCTATACGTGGTGTCCTACCTCACAGTGATGGGGCTGAGGCCCTCCGACTTAGATGCGGCCACCATTAGAGCCGGCACCCTCAAGGTGTTGAAGTACTTGGTCAAAGACAAGGAGGACATCGCCGAGTACGAGAGCTTCATTGCTACACATCTCCCAGGCGGACTCTCCGTGTTGTACGACCTAGTCAACGAGATCAAGGCGCTGGTAGCCAACAACGCCCTGTCTATCGCAAGGGAGAAGCTTAGAGAGGCATACGAGATCTTAGAAAAGTCGGTGGCAGACCCGGTCACATACCGCTTCTTCCAAGCCGAGATAGACGAGGTCAAGTCCACTCTAGACATGTTGAAGAGCCAGCTGTAG